The following coding sequences lie in one Anomalospiza imberbis isolate Cuckoo-Finch-1a 21T00152 chromosome 21, ASM3175350v1, whole genome shotgun sequence genomic window:
- the BARHL1 gene encoding barH-like 1 homeobox protein → MEGSTGFGIDSILSHRAGSPAVPKGDPLVGDGRSPLELSPRSEGSSGCPSPRSPGRECLEAAAPRPGLDAHLQPGQVSAPSQSRTVTSSFLIRDILADCKPLAACAPYSSTNGPHGGQEPAGRIPTKPGEDFREKMEKNTSSSSSDSEYKVKEEGDREISSSRDSPPVRLKKPRKARTAFTDHQLAQLERSFERQKYLSVQDRMELAASLNLTDTQVKTWYQNRRTKWKRQTAVGLELLAEAGNYSALQRMFPSPYFYPQSLVSNLDPGAALYLYRGPSAPPPALQRPLVPRILIHGLQGGSEPPPPLPPLPGVLPRAAQPR, encoded by the exons ATGGAGGGCTCCACCGGCTTTGGGATCGACTCCATCCTCTCGCACCGAGCCGGCAGCCCGGCCGTGCCCAAGGGGGACCCGCTGGTGGGGGACGGCCGGTCCCCGCTGGAGCTGAGCCCCCGCTCGGAGGGCAGCAGCGGGTGCCCCTCGCCCCGCTCGCCGGGCCGCGAGTGCCtggaggcggcggcgccgcggccgGGCCTGGATGCGCATCTCCAGCCGGGGCAGGTCTCGGCTCCCTCGCAGTCCCGGACCGtcacctcctccttcctcatcagAGACATCCTGGCCGACTGCAAGCCCCTGGCCGCCTGCGCGCCTTACTCCAGCACCAATGGACCTCACGGCGGGCAGGAGCCGGCGGGGAGGATCCCCACCAAGCCCGGCGAGGATTTTagggagaaaatggaaaaaaacaccagcagctcctcctcggACTCGGAGTACAAAG TGAAAGAAGAAGGGGACCGAGAGATCTCCAGTTCCCGGGACAGTCCCCCGGTGCGGCTGAAAAAGCCGCGCAAAGCCCGCACCGCCTTCACCGACCATCAGCTGGCCCAGCTGGAGCGCAGCTTCGAGAGGCAAAAATACCTGAGCGTGCAGGACAGGATGGAACTGGCCGCCTCCCTCAACCTCACCGACACGCAGGTGAAAACGTGGTACCAGAACAGAAG GACCAAGTGGAAAAGGCAGACGGCGGtgggcctggagctgctggctgaggcCGGCAACTATTCCGCCCTCCAGAGGATGTTCCCCTCGCCCTACTTCTACCCGCAGAGTTTGGTCTCCAACCTGGACCCCGGCGCCGCCCTCTACCTGTACCGCGGACCCAGCGCGCCGCCCCCCGCCCTACAGAGACCCTTGGTGCCCCGCATCCTCATCCACGGACTGCAGGGCGGCAGCGAGCCCCCGCCGCCCCTGCCCCCGCTGCCCGGCGTCCTGCCCCGGGCTGCGCAGCCCCGGTGA